One part of the Rothia sp. ZJ932 genome encodes these proteins:
- a CDS encoding alpha-glucosidase: MRPCPGDFLFSAFSSYSLLRKEDPVAHTSNAGKQWWKEAVVYQIWPRSFQDSNGDGIGDIPGITSRIPYLAELGINVIWLSPVFGSPNDDMGYDISDYHAIMTEFGTMNDFDRLLTTAHDNGIKILMDMVANHTSDEHEWFVQSRSSKDNPYRDFYYWRDSSGTDENGNPLPPNNWGSEFGGRAWEYDETTDQWYLHMFSKKQPDLNWENPKVREAIYEMTRWWLDKGIDGFRLDAINIISKPEGLPDDPSVDPAKHSSSIPFVIENGTRVHEWMHEMNREAFSHYDCMTVGEMSATPPAEAIQYAGFESDELHMIFHFEHMGVDSDPEAGMGKWSLQKFDLRELKEILNSWQTELAGKAWGSLYWNNHDQPRVVSRFGNDAEEYRELSAKMLATVLHFMQGTPYIYQGEEIGMTNVQFDSIEDYKDLDSINFYHDMVTEQGTLTHEQAMELIYAKGRDNARTPVQWDSTEYAGFSTIEPWIGLNDNYPTVNAADAQDRENSVFAYYQQLIKLRRGELKEHMVYGTFVPLDTEDADVYAYERHADNGEKLLIIANFTDQEQERTYELAAHNPQLVISNYSDDAHQTLRPYEAKVYKVLSN; the protein is encoded by the coding sequence ATGAGACCCTGCCCCGGAGACTTCTTATTTTCTGCTTTTAGCTCTTACTCTCTTCTTCGAAAGGAAGACCCCGTGGCTCACACTTCAAACGCAGGTAAACAGTGGTGGAAAGAAGCAGTCGTCTACCAAATCTGGCCCCGCTCATTCCAGGATTCAAATGGCGATGGCATCGGTGATATCCCCGGCATCACCTCCCGCATTCCTTACCTCGCGGAACTCGGCATCAACGTCATTTGGCTCTCCCCCGTTTTCGGCTCACCGAACGACGATATGGGCTACGATATCAGCGACTACCACGCCATCATGACCGAATTCGGCACCATGAACGACTTCGATCGCTTGCTCACCACCGCTCATGACAACGGCATTAAGATCCTCATGGACATGGTTGCCAACCACACCTCAGACGAACACGAATGGTTTGTGCAGTCCCGTTCATCCAAAGACAACCCCTACCGCGATTTCTACTACTGGCGCGATTCTTCAGGCACCGATGAGAACGGTAATCCGCTGCCTCCCAATAACTGGGGCTCAGAATTCGGCGGACGAGCCTGGGAATACGATGAAACCACCGACCAGTGGTACCTGCACATGTTCTCCAAAAAGCAGCCAGACCTCAACTGGGAGAACCCAAAGGTACGCGAAGCTATCTACGAGATGACCCGCTGGTGGTTAGATAAGGGCATCGACGGATTCCGCCTGGACGCCATCAACATCATCTCCAAGCCCGAGGGTCTACCCGATGACCCCTCCGTAGACCCCGCCAAGCACAGCTCGTCCATTCCCTTTGTGATCGAAAACGGTACCAGGGTACACGAATGGATGCACGAAATGAACCGCGAAGCCTTCTCGCACTATGACTGCATGACTGTTGGCGAGATGAGTGCAACCCCACCCGCCGAAGCCATCCAGTACGCAGGTTTCGAATCTGATGAGCTGCACATGATCTTCCACTTCGAGCACATGGGCGTAGACTCAGACCCCGAAGCTGGCATGGGCAAATGGTCCCTACAAAAATTCGATCTGCGCGAGCTCAAAGAAATTCTCAATTCATGGCAAACTGAGCTCGCAGGCAAAGCGTGGGGTTCGCTCTACTGGAACAATCATGACCAGCCCCGCGTTGTTTCCCGCTTCGGCAACGATGCCGAAGAATACCGTGAGCTCTCCGCCAAGATGCTTGCCACCGTCCTTCACTTCATGCAGGGCACCCCCTACATTTACCAGGGCGAAGAAATCGGCATGACCAATGTACAGTTCGATAGCATCGAGGACTACAAAGACCTTGATTCTATCAACTTCTACCACGACATGGTGACCGAGCAGGGCACTCTCACTCACGAGCAAGCCATGGAACTTATCTACGCCAAGGGACGCGATAACGCACGCACACCTGTTCAGTGGGATTCAACAGAATACGCAGGATTTTCCACCATTGAGCCCTGGATCGGTCTTAACGATAACTACCCCACTGTCAACGCAGCCGATGCCCAAGACCGCGAAAACTCGGTCTTTGCTTACTATCAGCAGCTCATCAAGCTCCGCCGCGGTGAACTCAAAGAGCATATGGTCTACGGCACCTTCGTCCCCCTCGATACAGAGGACGCCGATGTCTACGCCTACGAACGTCACGCGGACAACGGCGAAAAGCTACTTATTATCGCTAACTTCACCGACCAGGAACAAGAGCGAACCTACGAGCTCGCAGCGCACAACCCCCAGCTGGTCATCAGCAACTACTCAGATGATGCCCACCAAACGCTGCGCCCCTATGAGGCGAAGGTTTATAAAGTCCTTAGCAACTAA
- a CDS encoding alpha-glucosidase, whose product MSVSTQWWQEPVIYQIYPRSFQDSNGDGVGDIPGITTRMPYLANLGIDAIWLSPVYKSPNDDNGYDISDYRDIMDEFGTMADFDEMLKVATEHNIKIVMDLVVNHTSDEHEWFVQSRSSKDNPYRDYYIWKDAVGFEEDGTPIPPTNWVAAFSPSAWEWDETTEQFYLHLFSKKQPDLNWENPKVREEVYDLMRFWLDKGVAGFRMDVINLISKDQSYPDDPAVAAGAKTDSLVMAANGPRVHEFLNEMYREVLSHYPIITVGETPFVTTADGLLYTGFDRDELQTLFQFEHMGVDSNPDAKLGKWNDTRFELVDLKRILSKWQDDLSGKAWNALYWNNHDQPRAVSRFGSDSPEHRVRSAKMLGTTLHFMQGTPYIYQGEELGMTNVFFDDIKDYNDLEIHDSYEKLVGSGAVSHDDMMRYISASGRDNARTPMQWDTTENAGFTTGSPWLKLNPRYTEINAKEALADENSVFYHYKKLIELRHAHPIVVNGTYKLLDADDNQVYAYLRYGQGESEGQVLLVISNFTDAELERDYGYDLTETQLLISNYEDAPAGNTLRPYESVVFAFKA is encoded by the coding sequence GTGTCTGTATCAACTCAGTGGTGGCAAGAACCTGTTATCTACCAGATCTACCCTCGTTCTTTTCAGGATTCTAACGGTGACGGCGTCGGCGACATCCCCGGTATCACCACCCGCATGCCTTACTTAGCCAACCTCGGCATTGATGCTATCTGGCTCTCACCCGTCTACAAATCCCCCAATGATGATAACGGCTACGATATTTCGGATTACCGCGACATTATGGATGAGTTCGGCACCATGGCAGACTTTGATGAGATGCTGAAGGTAGCCACCGAGCACAACATCAAAATCGTAATGGATCTGGTAGTCAACCACACCTCAGACGAACACGAATGGTTTGTGCAGTCCCGTTCATCAAAAGACAACCCCTACCGCGACTACTACATCTGGAAGGACGCGGTTGGTTTCGAAGAAGATGGCACCCCGATTCCGCCCACTAACTGGGTTGCAGCTTTCTCCCCTTCAGCTTGGGAATGGGACGAAACCACCGAGCAGTTCTACCTACATCTTTTCTCCAAGAAGCAGCCCGATCTGAACTGGGAGAACCCCAAGGTACGCGAAGAAGTCTACGATCTTATGCGTTTCTGGCTCGATAAGGGTGTGGCGGGCTTCCGTATGGACGTCATTAACCTCATCTCCAAAGACCAGTCATACCCTGATGATCCGGCGGTAGCCGCTGGTGCTAAAACAGACTCGCTGGTGATGGCTGCTAACGGTCCGCGCGTCCACGAATTCCTCAACGAAATGTACCGTGAGGTACTGAGCCACTACCCCATTATCACTGTCGGTGAGACTCCTTTCGTTACCACCGCCGACGGTCTGCTCTACACCGGTTTTGACCGCGACGAGTTGCAGACCCTCTTTCAGTTCGAGCATATGGGCGTAGACTCCAACCCCGATGCGAAACTGGGCAAGTGGAATGACACCCGCTTTGAGCTGGTGGATCTCAAACGCATCCTCTCCAAGTGGCAGGACGACCTTTCGGGCAAAGCCTGGAACGCCCTGTACTGGAACAACCACGACCAGCCCCGCGCTGTCTCTCGATTCGGTAGCGATTCCCCCGAGCACCGCGTCCGCTCGGCAAAGATGTTGGGTACTACCTTGCACTTTATGCAGGGCACCCCCTACATCTACCAGGGTGAAGAGCTGGGCATGACCAATGTTTTCTTTGATGACATCAAGGACTACAACGACCTTGAAATCCACGACTCCTACGAAAAACTCGTGGGGTCGGGCGCTGTTAGCCACGACGATATGATGCGTTATATCTCGGCATCAGGGCGAGATAATGCCCGTACTCCCATGCAGTGGGATACCACCGAGAACGCCGGGTTCACCACTGGCAGCCCCTGGCTCAAGCTCAATCCGCGCTACACCGAAATCAACGCCAAAGAAGCGTTGGCAGATGAGAACTCGGTGTTCTACCACTACAAGAAACTCATCGAGCTGCGCCACGCGCACCCCATCGTGGTCAATGGCACTTACAAGCTACTTGATGCTGATGACAACCAGGTTTACGCCTACCTTCGTTACGGTCAGGGTGAATCTGAGGGGCAGGTACTGCTCGTTATCAGCAACTTTACCGATGCAGAACTCGAACGCGACTACGGTTACGACCTCACCGAGACCCAACTACTGATCAGCAACTACGAGGACGCTCCCGCCGGCAACACCTTGCGTCCCTACGAATCCGTAGTGTTCGCGTTCAAGGCATAA
- a CDS encoding endonuclease/exonuclease/phosphatase family protein: MKILTLNTHSWVELHQIPKIKTLAKFIIDEDIDVVALQEVNQHQETLAISADEYYLSATERAVHHDNFGLLLAHFLKDLGRPYYWSWVDAHEAWNAYDEGVAVFSKVKPRQVAPIVMDDSYDYSQVWRRTALALEIPHADGSFWVASTHMNWWFIEDKYLFASDFASLDSQLRQLAGKAPVILAGDFNNDPETPEEGYAEVISRQWHDTYPLAKAREGEYTVHKKIAGWETATKAMRIDFIFTDQPLQVDYHRVVFADNSPEAISDHSGVLVDFDPQQLFN, encoded by the coding sequence ATGAAAATTCTGACTCTCAATACCCACAGCTGGGTGGAGCTGCACCAGATTCCCAAGATTAAGACATTGGCGAAGTTCATCATTGATGAAGATATTGATGTTGTTGCTTTGCAAGAAGTCAATCAGCACCAGGAGACTCTCGCCATCAGCGCTGATGAATACTATCTCTCGGCTACTGAGCGAGCGGTTCACCACGATAATTTTGGTCTTCTCCTCGCGCATTTTCTCAAAGACTTAGGTAGGCCCTACTACTGGTCGTGGGTAGATGCACACGAGGCGTGGAACGCTTACGATGAGGGCGTTGCCGTATTCAGCAAGGTTAAACCTCGTCAGGTTGCACCCATCGTGATGGATGATTCTTACGATTACAGCCAGGTTTGGCGACGCACTGCCCTTGCCCTAGAGATACCTCACGCTGACGGCAGTTTTTGGGTGGCGAGCACCCATATGAACTGGTGGTTCATCGAAGATAAGTATCTCTTTGCCTCAGATTTTGCATCACTTGATTCTCAGTTGAGGCAGCTGGCAGGCAAAGCTCCAGTGATTCTCGCTGGTGACTTCAACAATGATCCTGAGACTCCTGAGGAAGGCTATGCTGAGGTGATTTCACGCCAGTGGCACGATACCTACCCCCTTGCAAAGGCACGCGAGGGCGAATACACCGTCCACAAAAAAATCGCTGGTTGGGAAACAGCGACCAAAGCGATGCGGATTGACTTCATCTTCACCGATCAGCCCCTACAGGTTGATTATCACCGGGTAGTTTTTGCCGATAACAGCCCCGAGGCAATTTCAGATCACTCCGGTGTTCTGGTGGACTTCGACCCCCAACAGCTCTTTAACTAA
- a CDS encoding alpha-glucoside-specific PTS transporter subunit IIBC — protein MMEKIQRFGSAMLAPVLIFAFAGLAVGIAIICKNEQLLGSIAAEGTGWYNFWSVWESGAWTVFNQMELLFVLGLPIALAKQAQARAVLEAGLVYLTFNYFVGAILSIWGTNFGIDFEQDLSEGAAGTGLKMIAGIKTLDTGIFGAIIISAIVVWLHNRFFNTKLPDFLGIFQGTQFVYGLGFFLMMPVALFFCLVWPTIQTGIGSLQGLFMGSGVFGIWLYVFLERILIPTGLHHFIYTPFVFGPAVTPNGVTKDWVAALPQIAQSAAPLSEQFPAGGFGLHGNSKVFAPLGIAAAFYTTARPEKRKETLALLIPVCLTAILIGITEPLEFTFLFLAPPLFAVHAVLAASMASVMYVFGLRGNMGGGLIDFLFQNWIPLWGNHSGTYISQIVIGLIFTLIYFVVFRFLILKFDFKTPGREAEGGETKLYTKAEYKEAKKAGTLGAAAAGSTATAVDSKDPYNQRATDFLALLGGAQNITSVNNCATRLRVSVDNPELVASETDFKGAGALGLVNKGKALQVIVGMDVPQVRDRFEEMVNSNK, from the coding sequence ATGATGGAGAAAATCCAGAGGTTCGGCTCGGCAATGCTTGCCCCCGTCCTCATCTTTGCATTCGCCGGTCTTGCCGTCGGTATCGCAATTATTTGTAAAAATGAGCAGCTGCTCGGAAGCATCGCTGCTGAAGGTACCGGTTGGTACAACTTCTGGTCTGTCTGGGAGTCCGGCGCTTGGACTGTTTTCAACCAGATGGAACTTCTGTTCGTTCTTGGTCTGCCCATTGCTTTGGCTAAGCAGGCTCAGGCACGTGCGGTTCTTGAAGCCGGTCTGGTCTACCTGACCTTCAACTACTTCGTTGGCGCCATCTTGAGCATTTGGGGTACCAACTTCGGTATTGACTTTGAGCAGGACCTCTCAGAGGGTGCTGCCGGCACCGGTTTGAAGATGATTGCTGGTATCAAGACCCTCGACACCGGTATCTTCGGTGCAATCATCATCTCCGCTATTGTTGTGTGGTTGCATAACCGCTTCTTCAACACCAAGCTCCCCGACTTCTTGGGCATCTTCCAGGGCACCCAGTTCGTTTACGGTCTTGGCTTCTTCTTGATGATGCCCGTTGCTCTGTTCTTCTGCCTGGTATGGCCCACCATCCAGACCGGCATCGGCTCACTGCAGGGTCTGTTCATGGGCTCAGGCGTTTTCGGTATCTGGCTCTACGTCTTCCTGGAACGCATCCTGATTCCCACCGGTCTGCACCACTTCATCTACACCCCCTTCGTCTTCGGCCCCGCTGTTACTCCTAACGGCGTCACCAAAGACTGGGTTGCAGCTCTGCCCCAGATCGCTCAGTCAGCAGCTCCCCTCTCAGAGCAGTTCCCCGCAGGTGGCTTCGGTCTGCACGGTAACTCAAAGGTCTTCGCACCGCTGGGTATCGCCGCGGCGTTCTACACCACCGCGCGTCCTGAAAAGCGTAAAGAGACCCTCGCTCTGCTGATTCCTGTCTGCTTGACCGCAATCTTGATCGGTATCACCGAGCCCCTGGAATTCACCTTCCTGTTCCTGGCACCCCCGCTGTTCGCAGTACACGCTGTTCTGGCGGCAAGCATGGCGTCAGTCATGTACGTCTTCGGTCTGCGCGGCAACATGGGTGGCGGTCTGATCGACTTCCTGTTCCAGAACTGGATTCCGCTGTGGGGTAACCACTCAGGTACCTACATCTCGCAGATCGTCATCGGTCTAATCTTCACCCTGATTTACTTCGTAGTCTTCCGCTTCTTGATCCTCAAGTTCGACTTCAAGACCCCCGGTCGTGAAGCTGAGGGCGGCGAAACCAAGCTCTACACCAAAGCCGAGTACAAGGAAGCAAAGAAGGCAGGCACCCTGGGCGCAGCCGCTGCAGGCTCAACTGCTACCGCAGTTGATTCCAAGGATCCCTACAACCAGCGTGCAACTGACTTCTTGGCTTTGCTCGGTGGCGCTCAGAACATCACCTCGGTGAACAACTGCGCAACCCGTTTGCGTGTATCTGTTGATAACCCCGAGCTCGTTGCTTCTGAGACTGACTTCAAGGGTGCTGGCGCTCTTGGCTTGGTCAACAAGGGTAAGGCTTTGCAGGTTATCGTCGGTATGGACGTTCCTCAGGTTCGTGACCGTTTCGAAGAGATGGTTAACTCCAACAAGTAA
- a CDS encoding MurR/RpiR family transcriptional regulator has translation MDLQDIVNAHQHRFSETERDILAFMLENEEFVSEATISSLAHRTFTSTSSIIRLTKKLDFTGFAELKYFIKSSLNKPVGSPENFVESAKDDIAKTFEFLEGYDLAPALEKIRQARSLYCYGTGYAQRNAVQEFAKSMLSCGRFTHVIPAHNEFAGSAHVMTAEDLVIIVSLSGNTEQIRETVNLLSLRKIPMIVVTAFGMNYMSSVANFSLRYAATPRPIPMQRTPFHSFIGLNVLLDYVVRRYIDLIDQDL, from the coding sequence TTGGATTTGCAGGACATCGTCAATGCCCATCAGCACCGTTTTAGTGAGACGGAGCGCGATATCCTCGCTTTCATGCTGGAGAACGAGGAGTTCGTCAGTGAGGCTACTATTTCATCTCTTGCCCACCGAACCTTTACTTCTACGTCGAGTATTATTCGGCTGACTAAAAAGCTGGATTTTACGGGGTTTGCGGAGCTCAAATATTTCATCAAGTCGTCGTTGAATAAGCCGGTAGGCTCTCCTGAAAACTTTGTGGAGTCAGCAAAAGATGACATTGCCAAGACTTTTGAATTCCTTGAGGGATACGATTTAGCCCCGGCACTTGAGAAAATCCGACAAGCTCGCAGTCTTTACTGCTACGGCACCGGCTATGCCCAGCGCAACGCGGTGCAAGAATTTGCTAAATCTATGCTCTCGTGCGGACGCTTTACGCACGTGATCCCGGCTCACAATGAGTTTGCCGGCAGTGCTCACGTGATGACCGCCGAAGACCTTGTCATCATTGTTTCGCTTTCGGGCAATACAGAGCAGATTCGAGAGACGGTTAACTTACTGTCATTGCGGAAGATTCCCATGATTGTGGTGACCGCATTTGGCATGAACTATATGTCTTCGGTAGCGAACTTCAGTCTGCGATACGCCGCGACCCCGCGTCCTATCCCCATGCAACGCACCCCCTTTCATTCCTTTATTGGTCTCAACGTACTATTGGATTACGTGGTACGCCGCTATATTGACTTGATTGATCAAGATTTATAA